AAGCGTGTTTTCAAGAGTCTGCTGAAGTTCTTGTAACTGTTCGGCTGAAGCCTCAATCTCAGCCAGATTGAACCGTTGAACGCTAGATAAAAAGCGATCGACTCGCTTATCTCTAGGAGTTGAACTAGAATTTTGTAAGTATTTGGCTTTTTCTTGCGTAACCCACTGTTGTGTTTGAGTGGCTGAAAGATTTTGGCTCAGAACAGTTTTGATGCCTTTATTACGGAGCTTTAAACATTGCCGTTCTGAAATCCCGAGATCTGATGCAGAAAGTCGGTTTAGAATCAAGGCCTGAGCACAGCCCAGGCCTTGACCACGAACCGCTGCTTTCAGGTCAGAAGCAAGGTTTAATGCTGGAAAAATGTTGCGGTTCAAAGAGGCTGGATGCTCCTGTAGTCCTAGGAGAATCAAAAAAACTTCTAGCTCAGTTGAATCAATTTCAAGTTGCTCCAGAACCGCTTTTTGTTGTTCATGAGGCTGTAAGTGTAGACGCTCTCCTAAACTTTGCTTTTTGCGTTTCAACCGAGTTAAAACTCGATTAATAATGCGTGGCACCTCTTCAGGAGGAAGTTCAGGGACTTCATCACAAGCGATCGCAACTATTGTTTCCGCTTTGTCGAGGGCATTCAAGCCACGTCGATGCAAATTGGTGAGATAAGCTTTACGACGTAATATCCTTGAATCGGCAGGTTTCGTGGTAAAAACAGCTTCGATCGCGTCCCATCCTAAATGGGTTGCAGCTCGCCACCGACACTCGCCGTCAAACAACATTCCATCTTCAAACAGAATGATCGGATCGAGCTGTCCCTCTTGTTGTAGGGAGAGGGACATCGCCTCAACTTCTTCCGTAAACGTCTTCCGAGGTTGATTTGGGTTGGGATAAATCTCTTGAACTGAATATTGAATCGTACCCTGGTTTTGTTTCAAATGCTCCCGCAGTTGGCTGATCTGACTTTGTAACTGTGGGTGATCTAGGTTCTGAGAATCGGATCGCAGCTGTTCGATCTCAGCCATCAGTGTTTGCTCGTGAGAAATCTGCTGATTCAGTTGCTGTTCGAGCAATTGAATTTGTTCCCGTAAATTGTAAACCTCCTGAGTTTGGTCAACTTCAGAAAAAAAACTATCCACGTCGAGCCGATCGCGCTTTGCCACGCTTGCTTCCCTTCA
The sequence above is a segment of the Trichocoleus sp. FACHB-46 genome. Coding sequences within it:
- a CDS encoding ParB N-terminal domain-containing protein, coding for MAKRDRLDVDSFFSEVDQTQEVYNLREQIQLLEQQLNQQISHEQTLMAEIEQLRSDSQNLDHPQLQSQISQLREHLKQNQGTIQYSVQEIYPNPNQPRKTFTEEVEAMSLSLQQEGQLDPIILFEDGMLFDGECRWRAATHLGWDAIEAVFTTKPADSRILRRKAYLTNLHRRGLNALDKAETIVAIACDEVPELPPEEVPRIINRVLTRLKRKKQSLGERLHLQPHEQQKAVLEQLEIDSTELEVFLILLGLQEHPASLNRNIFPALNLASDLKAAVRGQGLGCAQALILNRLSASDLGISERQCLKLRNKGIKTVLSQNLSATQTQQWVTQEKAKYLQNSSSTPRDKRVDRFLSSVQRFNLAEIEASAEQLQELQQTLENTLEQVKHLLK